The following proteins are encoded in a genomic region of Corynebacterium atypicum:
- a CDS encoding metal-dependent transcriptional regulator: MRDLVDTTEMYLRTIYELEEEGIRPLRARIVERLEQSGPTVSQTVARMERDGLLHVRSDRSLEMTPEGRARAIAVMRKHRLAEKLLTDIIQLDINQVHEEACRWEHVMSEDVEHRLIDVLHNPTHSPFGNPIPGLEELGAQGPADPDRGLRPVDLPEGQRVRATILQVNEILQVDRRQFKALSDLGAVIGAEVEVEYHDGIVTIYRGDKSVDLAEELGHALRIAPIDN; this comes from the coding sequence GTGAGAGATCTAGTAGACACCACGGAGATGTACCTCCGCACAATTTATGAGCTGGAAGAAGAGGGCATCCGGCCGCTGCGCGCGCGCATCGTCGAGCGGCTCGAACAGTCTGGGCCTACCGTCAGCCAGACGGTAGCGAGGATGGAACGTGACGGGCTGCTGCATGTGCGTTCGGACCGTAGCTTAGAGATGACCCCGGAGGGTCGGGCACGCGCCATCGCCGTCATGCGTAAACACCGGTTGGCAGAAAAGCTGCTCACCGACATCATCCAGCTCGACATCAACCAGGTCCACGAGGAGGCCTGCCGCTGGGAGCACGTGATGAGCGAGGACGTCGAGCACCGGCTGATCGACGTGCTCCACAACCCCACACACTCGCCGTTTGGCAACCCGATCCCGGGCCTAGAAGAGCTCGGCGCCCAGGGCCCGGCCGACCCGGACCGCGGGCTGCGGCCGGTGGACTTGCCCGAAGGCCAGCGGGTGCGAGCCACGATTCTTCAGGTCAACGAGATCCTGCAGGTGGATCGCCGTCAGTTTAAGGCGCTGTCCGATCTTGGCGCCGTCATCGGCGCCGAGGTCGAGGTGGAATACCATGACGGCATCGTGACCATCTATCGCGGCGACAAGTCAGTCGATCTCGCCGAGGAACTTGGCCACGCGCTACGGATCGCGCCGATCGACAATTAG
- a CDS encoding sigma-70 family RNA polymerase sigma factor codes for MTSASATDHNSDDAAQDKGSRRNQTNDNPSADLVRVYLNGIGKTALLSAEEEVELAQQIEVGLYADRVLNHSDERLTRAKKRDLKVLIRQGKKARSHLLEANLRLVVSLAKRYTGRGMPLLDLIQEGNLGLIRAMEKFDYAKGFKFSTYATWWIRQAITRGMADQSRTIRLPVHLVEQVNKLSRIKRELYQHLGREATNEELAEESGIPEHRIEMLLRQSRDPVSLDMPVGADEEAPLGDFIEDAEAADAETAVVASLRHSDIRSVLGTLEGREEDVIRLRYGLDDGVPRTLDQIGRQFGLSRERVRQIEREVMCKLRDGERADRLRDYAL; via the coding sequence ATGACATCTGCGTCCGCCACGGATCACAACTCGGACGATGCTGCCCAGGATAAAGGGAGCCGCCGCAATCAGACCAATGATAACCCGTCGGCGGACCTGGTCCGCGTCTATCTGAACGGTATCGGCAAGACCGCTCTGCTCAGCGCGGAGGAAGAAGTCGAGCTCGCCCAGCAGATCGAGGTCGGCCTCTACGCCGACCGGGTGCTCAACCACTCCGACGAGCGGCTGACGCGGGCCAAAAAGCGCGATCTCAAGGTGCTCATCCGCCAGGGGAAGAAAGCCCGCAGCCACCTCCTTGAGGCCAACTTGAGGCTCGTGGTCTCACTAGCCAAGCGGTACACCGGCCGCGGGATGCCGCTTTTGGACCTCATCCAAGAGGGCAATTTGGGGCTGATCAGGGCCATGGAGAAGTTCGACTACGCCAAGGGCTTTAAGTTCTCCACATACGCCACCTGGTGGATCAGGCAGGCCATCACGCGCGGGATGGCAGACCAGTCCCGCACGATCCGGCTGCCCGTGCACTTAGTCGAGCAGGTCAACAAGCTCTCCCGCATCAAACGCGAGCTCTACCAGCACTTGGGCCGCGAGGCCACGAACGAGGAGCTCGCCGAGGAATCGGGAATCCCCGAGCACCGCATCGAGATGTTGTTGCGCCAGTCGCGGGACCCGGTGAGCCTGGACATGCCGGTCGGCGCGGACGAGGAGGCCCCCTTAGGCGACTTCATCGAAGACGCCGAGGCGGCCGACGCAGAAACCGCCGTGGTCGCCTCGCTGCGCCACTCGGACATCCGCTCGGTACTCGGCACCCTGGAGGGCCGGGAGGAAGACGTGATCCGGCTGCGCTACGGGCTTGACGACGGCGTGCCGCGCACCCTCGATCAGATCGGCCGGCAGTTCGGGCTGTCCCGGGAGCGGGTCCGTCAGATCGAGCGCGAGGTTATGTGCAAGCTTCGCGACGGCGAGCGTGCCGACCGGTTACGCGACTACGCGCTCTAG
- the dtd gene encoding D-aminoacyl-tRNA deacylase, with protein sequence MKAVLTRVTQARVTVDDEVVGELTHPGVLALVGVHREDGQKDAETMARKIAQLRILHEETSAVDVGAPVLVVSQFTLQGRTKKGRRPSWSDAAPGPEAERLIAEVVSALRGFGLEVSEGRFGATMQVASVNDGPFTVLVDTRD encoded by the coding sequence GTGAAAGCAGTCCTGACCAGGGTTACTCAAGCGCGCGTCACGGTGGATGACGAGGTGGTCGGCGAGCTCACCCACCCAGGGGTGCTCGCGCTGGTCGGCGTGCACCGCGAAGACGGACAGAAAGACGCGGAGACGATGGCGCGCAAGATCGCCCAGCTGCGCATCCTCCACGAGGAGACCTCCGCGGTTGACGTCGGCGCGCCCGTGCTGGTAGTCAGCCAATTCACCCTGCAGGGCCGTACCAAGAAGGGCCGGCGGCCCTCGTGGTCCGACGCCGCGCCCGGGCCAGAGGCGGAAAGGCTGATCGCCGAGGTGGTCAGCGCCCTGCGCGGCTTCGGTCTCGAGGTCTCCGAGGGGCGGTTCGGGGCGACGATGCAGGTCGCTTCGGTCAATGACGGCCCCTTTACCGTGCTCGTGGATACGCGCGACTAG
- a CDS encoding DUF7782 domain-containing protein, with translation MELLRTAGAIDVAADGTATVLLDIHPVRLAGRERVVFSDPDSSVVPAEHHREHVAGLGQASLSLARFVPPTPAARLLDLGCGCGAQSLAQLDYVGEVVATDVLDRALALTAATLAGAGADHSRVQVRQGSWFEPVAGERFDRIVANPPFVVGPPEVGHVYRDSGLGLDAASKLVVSRCPDYLLPGGRAYLLAAWVHRAGEPWQARVASWLPDTGVRAWVLERDAVDPATYIATWLADEDVDPRSREGRERTRRWLDYFDENEVEAIGFGYVALEAVPGISAEITAEELTQPFTDPLGPEVDEFFARQRWLAAKTPQEVLDSRFGVRDQLAFEEVSVPDTAAGVGVTCAVRRVTRTDGPRFSHEIDQDVATILAGLRPDGLTAAEVVELFAAARGFDAARLAGPVAAILTGLVRHGMVVPAELAQDTEAQ, from the coding sequence GTGGAACTGTTGCGTACCGCAGGTGCAATCGACGTCGCGGCGGACGGTACTGCCACGGTGCTCCTCGACATCCACCCGGTGCGGCTGGCCGGCCGCGAGCGCGTCGTGTTCTCTGACCCGGACTCTTCGGTGGTGCCCGCCGAACACCACCGCGAGCACGTCGCCGGCCTGGGGCAAGCCAGCCTGAGCCTGGCCCGTTTCGTCCCGCCCACCCCTGCGGCCCGGCTGCTCGATCTCGGCTGCGGCTGCGGCGCGCAGTCGCTCGCCCAACTCGACTACGTCGGCGAGGTGGTGGCTACCGACGTGCTGGACCGGGCGTTGGCGCTGACTGCTGCGACGCTAGCCGGGGCCGGCGCGGACCACAGCCGGGTTCAGGTGCGGCAGGGCAGCTGGTTTGAGCCGGTCGCCGGCGAGCGCTTCGACCGGATCGTGGCCAACCCGCCGTTCGTGGTGGGCCCGCCTGAGGTGGGTCACGTCTACCGCGACTCCGGCCTCGGTCTCGACGCGGCGAGCAAGCTTGTGGTCTCGCGGTGCCCTGACTATCTGCTGCCGGGCGGGCGCGCGTACCTGCTGGCCGCCTGGGTACACCGCGCCGGCGAGCCGTGGCAGGCGCGTGTGGCCTCGTGGCTGCCCGATACGGGGGTCCGCGCCTGGGTGCTCGAACGCGACGCGGTGGACCCGGCCACCTACATCGCGACGTGGCTCGCCGACGAAGACGTCGATCCGCGCAGTCGAGAAGGACGCGAACGCACCCGGCGGTGGCTGGACTACTTCGATGAGAACGAGGTCGAGGCCATCGGATTTGGGTACGTGGCGCTCGAGGCCGTACCGGGGATCTCCGCCGAGATCACAGCGGAGGAGCTCACCCAGCCGTTTACTGATCCGCTCGGGCCTGAGGTGGACGAGTTCTTTGCCCGCCAGCGCTGGTTAGCCGCCAAGACACCGCAGGAGGTGCTGGACAGCCGCTTCGGCGTGCGCGACCAGCTGGCTTTTGAGGAAGTCAGCGTCCCGGACACCGCCGCCGGCGTCGGGGTCACCTGCGCGGTCCGGCGGGTTACCCGCACCGACGGGCCCCGGTTTAGCCACGAGATCGACCAGGACGTGGCCACGATACTCGCGGGGCTGCGCCCCGACGGGCTTACTGCAGCCGAGGTCGTCGAGCTGTTCGCCGCCGCCCGCGGCTTCGATGCCGCGCGCTTGGCAGGCCCGGTGGCGGCGATACTTACTGGCCTGGTGCGCCACGGGATGGTGGTGCCCGCGGAACTTGCCCAAGATACCGAGGCACAATAG
- a CDS encoding DUF7059 domain-containing protein, translated as MALTAPVSHYPTARLHAAQLAAAAPQVTEAFARAGLSTSSLVSAFGAESLAALHRGEPEPLARAVRRKTPDAALATLTRAFMLRESVPATS; from the coding sequence GTGGCCTTAACCGCACCAGTATCGCACTACCCCACCGCCCGGCTTCACGCCGCGCAACTGGCCGCGGCCGCGCCGCAGGTAACCGAGGCTTTTGCCCGTGCTGGGTTGTCCACCAGCTCGCTGGTGTCCGCGTTCGGCGCGGAGAGCCTTGCCGCCCTCCACCGCGGCGAGCCCGAGCCGCTGGCCCGCGCCGTACGCCGCAAAACCCCCGACGCCGCGCTTGCAACGTTGACGCGGGCCTTTATGCTGCGCGAGTCGGTCCCCGCGACGAGTTAA
- a CDS encoding DUF3099 domain-containing protein: MTAGNERPSGNREEGDVFSVDAPARPTRHFHLLPRRAELITSQKHTRGQNLRKRKTIYLILQLARIPLIGLAILTYLVWNNWWLAGVVFVVSVPLPWVAVVIANEHGEVADKRQRNVYKPAAAREARAAALNASKQHACGTEGSPRGALGAGPRDGRGDIIDADS, from the coding sequence ATGACAGCAGGTAATGAGCGCCCTAGCGGCAACCGGGAAGAAGGCGACGTCTTTTCCGTCGACGCCCCGGCGCGCCCGACGCGGCACTTCCACCTGCTGCCGCGGCGGGCCGAGCTGATCACCAGCCAGAAGCACACGCGCGGGCAGAACCTGCGCAAGCGCAAGACCATCTACCTCATCCTGCAGCTGGCCCGCATCCCCCTCATCGGACTCGCCATCCTCACCTACCTCGTGTGGAATAACTGGTGGCTGGCTGGGGTCGTGTTCGTGGTTTCGGTTCCGCTGCCCTGGGTTGCGGTGGTGATTGCCAACGAGCACGGGGAGGTGGCGGATAAACGGCAGCGCAACGTGTACAAGCCCGCCGCCGCCCGCGAGGCGCGCGCCGCCGCGCTGAACGCCTCTAAACAGCACGCCTGCGGCACCGAGGGCTCACCTCGCGGGGCTTTGGGCGCCGGCCCGCGCGACGGGCGCGGGGATATTATCGACGCCGATTCTTAA
- a CDS encoding DUF3039 domain-containing protein — MRTGTKTIERPDTRESTGTGDDTPKFFHYVKKNQIVDSAISGKMVVALCGETFPVTKQAKPGSPVCPNCERIYKGLRRK; from the coding sequence GTGAGAACCGGTACCAAGACTATTGAACGCCCAGACACCCGGGAGTCCACCGGCACTGGCGACGACACCCCGAAGTTTTTCCACTACGTCAAGAAGAATCAGATCGTCGATTCTGCGATCAGCGGCAAAATGGTCGTCGCCCTGTGCGGTGAGACGTTTCCGGTAACCAAGCAGGCCAAGCCGGGATCTCCGGTGTGCCCGAACTGCGAACGGATTTATAAGGGCCTGCGCAGGAAGTGA
- a CDS encoding DEAD/DEAH box helicase: MTQRVKARLRDWQARALKKYLTDRPRDFLAVATPGAGKTTFALRVAVELLDLRAVDRVFVVVPTEHLKKQWAAAAARVGIALDADFKNSDAFNHAFDGIAVTYAQVGLHPFKHDALATAKRTLVILDEIHHGGDAKMWGDGIREAYRDATYRLALTGTPFRSDDAAIPFVRYEEDGEGHLVSRADHTYGYADALADGVVRPVVFLAYSGEARWRDSAGEEYSARLGEPLNAEQTARAWKTALDPRGDWIPAVLSAAQTRLDQLCRNMPDAGGLVIASDSKSARAYAKILEKFSSTPVTVVLSDEPGSSERITEFAQSTDEWMVAVRMVSEGVDVPRLAVGVYATAASTPLFFAQAIGRFVRSRMPGETASVFLPSVPVLLDLAAKLEKSRDHVLGKPHRESGWDDEALAQANREQTEPDEKLGYESIGADAELDSLIYDGSTYGTGAGSGSAEEREYLGLPGLLDADQVKALLRRREEEQLDRRSAQAQATKENEEKTRQAARSQGAGQARERVASEELPKLRKELNAIVSITAARTGRPHGSIHNEARRACGGPPTALCTAEQLRDRIAYLRAW; the protein is encoded by the coding sequence GTGACGCAGCGAGTCAAAGCCCGGCTGCGCGATTGGCAGGCCCGGGCCCTCAAGAAGTACCTGACTGACCGCCCACGTGACTTCCTGGCAGTGGCCACCCCGGGGGCAGGCAAGACGACGTTCGCTCTGCGGGTCGCCGTTGAGCTGCTTGACCTGCGCGCCGTCGACCGCGTCTTTGTGGTGGTGCCCACCGAGCACCTGAAAAAGCAGTGGGCCGCAGCCGCGGCGCGGGTGGGCATAGCGCTCGATGCGGATTTTAAAAACTCCGACGCGTTCAACCACGCTTTCGACGGCATTGCGGTGACCTACGCCCAGGTCGGCTTGCACCCCTTCAAACACGACGCGCTGGCCACGGCCAAACGCACGCTGGTGATCCTCGACGAGATCCACCACGGCGGGGACGCGAAGATGTGGGGCGACGGCATCCGGGAGGCCTACCGGGATGCCACCTACCGGCTGGCGCTGACCGGCACCCCGTTTCGCAGCGACGACGCCGCCATCCCCTTCGTGCGCTACGAAGAAGACGGCGAGGGACACCTGGTCAGCCGCGCGGACCACACGTACGGCTACGCGGATGCGCTTGCCGACGGCGTGGTGCGCCCCGTCGTCTTTCTGGCTTACTCGGGCGAGGCGCGCTGGCGGGATTCAGCGGGCGAGGAGTACAGCGCGCGGCTGGGCGAGCCGCTCAACGCGGAGCAGACGGCCCGCGCCTGGAAGACCGCGCTGGACCCGCGCGGGGACTGGATACCCGCCGTCCTTTCCGCGGCGCAGACTCGGCTGGACCAGCTGTGCCGGAACATGCCGGATGCTGGCGGGCTGGTGATCGCCAGCGACTCGAAGTCGGCTCGCGCCTACGCGAAGATCCTGGAGAAGTTCTCCTCCACGCCGGTGACGGTGGTGCTCTCCGACGAGCCCGGAAGCTCCGAGCGCATCACCGAGTTTGCCCAGTCCACCGACGAGTGGATGGTCGCCGTGCGCATGGTCTCCGAGGGCGTAGACGTGCCCCGCCTCGCCGTGGGGGTGTACGCCACCGCGGCGTCGACGCCGTTGTTTTTCGCCCAGGCCATCGGCCGCTTTGTGCGTTCGCGGATGCCGGGGGAGACGGCCTCGGTGTTTCTGCCTTCAGTGCCCGTGCTACTCGACCTGGCCGCAAAGCTGGAGAAGTCTCGCGACCACGTGCTGGGCAAGCCGCATCGCGAGTCCGGGTGGGACGACGAGGCGCTCGCGCAGGCCAACCGCGAGCAGACCGAGCCGGACGAGAAGCTCGGATACGAGTCGATCGGCGCAGACGCAGAGCTCGACTCGCTGATCTATGACGGTTCCACCTACGGCACAGGCGCCGGATCCGGGTCGGCCGAGGAGCGCGAGTACCTGGGCCTTCCGGGGCTTCTGGACGCCGACCAGGTCAAGGCGCTGTTGCGCCGCCGCGAGGAGGAGCAGCTCGACCGCCGCAGCGCGCAGGCGCAGGCGACCAAGGAAAACGAAGAGAAGACCCGGCAGGCCGCTCGGTCCCAGGGGGCGGGGCAGGCCCGCGAGCGGGTGGCCAGCGAAGAGCTGCCGAAGCTGCGCAAGGAGCTCAACGCCATCGTCTCGATCACGGCCGCGCGCACCGGCCGCCCGCACGGTTCCATCCACAACGAGGCGCGCCGGGCCTGCGGCGGGCCGCCCACCGCCTTGTGCACGGCCGAACAGCTCCGGGATCGGATCGCCTACCTGCGGGCCTGGTAG
- a CDS encoding DUF4190 domain-containing protein, whose amino-acid sequence MAEENTQNTQDSFDEFVARHQAAQRDEDVRRDQDAQWASADKRQNGLATWALSLGIVAALMGMSLVLTAFAWIPALIGLVLGIMAVVKARKITGDGRRMGMSVAGLTLSALVLVFIAVLFVVAGTVVSQNPELLDCAQLPAGAERDACLRNL is encoded by the coding sequence ATGGCCGAGGAGAACACCCAGAACACACAGGATTCTTTCGATGAGTTTGTAGCGCGCCACCAGGCCGCCCAGCGCGACGAGGACGTCCGGCGTGACCAGGACGCCCAGTGGGCCAGCGCGGATAAGCGTCAAAATGGCCTCGCCACCTGGGCGTTATCGCTCGGCATCGTCGCCGCGCTGATGGGGATGAGCCTTGTGCTCACCGCGTTTGCCTGGATCCCGGCGCTCATCGGGTTGGTGCTCGGCATTATGGCCGTGGTGAAGGCGCGCAAGATCACTGGCGACGGCCGCCGGATGGGCATGTCGGTAGCCGGGCTCACCCTCTCGGCCCTGGTGCTGGTGTTCATCGCTGTTCTCTTCGTGGTGGCCGGCACCGTCGTGTCGCAAAACCCGGAGCTTCTCGACTGCGCCCAGCTTCCCGCTGGCGCCGAGCGGGACGCCTGCCTGCGTAATCTCTAG
- a CDS encoding DUF418 domain-containing protein — protein MTDQSPSVPGSRNPPATGSARRLVSPDLARGIMLLFICGANALTSWSAPENGAAMARSGVHGDGALNRAAVIFADLFLHVRGLPMFALLLGYGIGMIAMSLWRRGYPPARARRVLARRYALLALFGALHMVFLFHGDIMYAYGALGVVVALFLTLGNRTLLSVAAVLFVLNVALAVVVQAWVADGAADNAAKAPGGIFSASYSPENYGATILHGLVFLFSNTLSMALLAASVLPVVLLGFVAARLRVLSQVERYRTLLAWWCLPGLLVILLVGLPWALADVGILDPQLAPALASLNDGLGWLVGPSAVAAIALATEKLQRKVDRAREQGGTGDEALPKALVAVVALGRRSMSGYVGQSVILLILTMPYTLDLAAGRGAAFMLALALGT, from the coding sequence ATGACAGATCAGTCTCCTTCTGTGCCGGGTAGCAGAAATCCCCCGGCCACCGGCTCCGCCCGGCGGCTAGTAAGCCCGGATCTGGCCCGCGGGATCATGCTGTTGTTCATCTGCGGGGCGAACGCACTGACCTCCTGGAGCGCGCCAGAAAACGGCGCGGCGATGGCACGCAGCGGAGTGCACGGGGACGGGGCGCTCAACCGCGCCGCGGTCATTTTTGCCGATCTGTTCTTGCACGTTCGAGGGCTGCCGATGTTCGCGCTCCTCTTGGGCTACGGCATCGGCATGATCGCGATGAGCCTCTGGCGCCGCGGCTATCCGCCGGCGCGCGCCCGCCGCGTACTGGCGCGCAGGTACGCCCTTCTCGCCCTCTTCGGCGCTCTCCACATGGTCTTTTTGTTCCACGGGGACATTATGTACGCCTACGGGGCGCTCGGCGTGGTGGTGGCGCTGTTTCTGACCCTGGGCAACCGCACCCTCTTGAGTGTTGCCGCCGTGCTCTTCGTGCTCAACGTCGCACTCGCCGTCGTCGTCCAGGCGTGGGTGGCAGACGGCGCCGCCGACAACGCGGCGAAAGCGCCGGGCGGCATCTTCTCTGCGTCCTATAGCCCGGAAAACTACGGCGCGACCATCCTGCACGGCCTGGTCTTTTTGTTCTCTAACACCCTCTCGATGGCTCTTCTGGCCGCGAGCGTCCTGCCCGTGGTGCTGCTCGGTTTCGTCGCCGCCCGCCTGCGGGTGCTCAGCCAGGTGGAGCGCTACCGCACGCTGCTCGCCTGGTGGTGTCTACCGGGCTTACTCGTGATCCTTCTCGTCGGGCTGCCGTGGGCGCTTGCCGATGTCGGGATCCTCGATCCGCAGCTTGCCCCGGCTTTGGCGTCGCTCAACGACGGGCTGGGGTGGCTCGTGGGCCCCTCGGCGGTAGCGGCGATCGCCCTAGCCACCGAGAAGCTCCAACGCAAGGTCGACCGGGCGCGCGAGCAGGGCGGCACCGGCGACGAGGCGCTGCCGAAGGCGCTCGTGGCGGTCGTCGCGTTGGGGCGTCGGTCAATGTCGGGATACGTGGGCCAGTCGGTGATCCTGCTGATCCTGACGATGCCGTACACCCTCGATCTCGCGGCCGGGCGTGGGGCGGCGTTCATGCTGGCGCTCGCGCTGGGCACCTGA
- a CDS encoding RNA polymerase sigma factor: MSSQSERAFVAATGTSENPTESQDESAAAPGKVARKTAKKTAKKSARKTARKAAPRRPTASSSTSAATAQAGTSAAAPGDAAAAFDATAEPEAQTTADAPKKAAKKTTRKAAKKTAKKTTRKTAATKKAANESKKDEAQPEQSTEELAQVDAADDASGADEHELDHDEDFDPDVHGEEHEDEGTDDEEHDDGSSVWDEDESAALRQARKDAELTASADSVRAYLKQIGKVALLNAEQEVSLAKRIEAGLYANHRMEQMAKAFADGDREAKLTPAVKRDLRSIARDGRKAKNHLLEANLRLVVSLAKRYTGRGMAFLDLIQEGNLGLIRAVEKFDYTKGYKFSTYATWWIRQAITRAMADQARTIRIPVHMVEVINKLGRIQRELLQDLGREPTPQELAKEMDITEEKVIEIQQYAREPISLDQTIGDEGDSQLGDFIEDSEAVVAVDAVSFTLLQDQLQDVLQTLSEREAGVVRLRFGLTDGMPRTLDEIGQVYGVTRERIRQIESKTMSKLRHPSRSQVLRDYLD, translated from the coding sequence ATGAGTAGTCAGAGCGAAAGGGCGTTTGTGGCAGCCACCGGCACTTCAGAAAACCCCACCGAGAGCCAAGACGAGTCTGCAGCGGCTCCGGGGAAGGTCGCGCGCAAGACGGCCAAGAAGACCGCCAAAAAGTCCGCGCGAAAGACCGCCCGGAAGGCCGCGCCGCGGCGCCCCACCGCTAGCTCATCGACGTCGGCCGCCACGGCACAGGCAGGCACCTCCGCCGCCGCCCCCGGCGATGCTGCCGCAGCTTTTGACGCCACCGCCGAGCCCGAGGCGCAAACCACCGCAGACGCGCCGAAGAAGGCCGCCAAGAAGACCACGCGCAAAGCCGCCAAGAAGACAGCGAAGAAAACCACGCGCAAGACGGCCGCCACAAAAAAGGCCGCGAACGAGTCGAAGAAGGACGAGGCCCAGCCGGAGCAGTCCACAGAAGAGCTCGCCCAGGTCGACGCGGCGGACGACGCCAGCGGCGCGGACGAGCACGAGCTGGACCACGACGAGGACTTCGATCCCGACGTTCACGGCGAGGAGCACGAAGACGAAGGGACCGACGACGAGGAGCACGATGACGGCTCCTCGGTGTGGGACGAGGACGAGTCGGCGGCACTGCGCCAGGCCCGAAAGGACGCCGAGCTGACGGCGTCCGCGGACTCGGTGCGCGCCTACCTCAAACAGATAGGCAAGGTAGCGCTCCTCAACGCCGAGCAAGAGGTCTCGCTGGCCAAGCGGATCGAGGCCGGGCTGTACGCCAACCATCGCATGGAGCAGATGGCCAAAGCCTTCGCTGACGGCGACCGAGAGGCCAAGCTCACTCCAGCCGTGAAGCGCGACCTGCGCTCGATCGCCCGCGACGGCCGCAAGGCGAAGAACCACCTGCTGGAGGCCAACCTGCGCCTGGTCGTCTCGCTAGCCAAGCGCTATACCGGCCGTGGCATGGCCTTCTTGGACCTCATCCAGGAGGGCAACCTGGGGCTGATCCGTGCGGTGGAGAAGTTCGATTACACCAAGGGCTACAAGTTCTCCACCTACGCCACGTGGTGGATCAGGCAGGCCATCACGCGCGCCATGGCAGATCAGGCGCGCACCATCCGCATCCCGGTGCACATGGTTGAGGTGATTAACAAGCTGGGTCGCATTCAGCGCGAGCTACTGCAGGATCTCGGCCGCGAGCCTACCCCCCAGGAGCTCGCCAAGGAGATGGACATCACCGAGGAAAAGGTGATCGAGATCCAACAGTATGCCCGGGAGCCGATCTCGCTGGATCAGACCATCGGCGACGAGGGTGACAGCCAGCTCGGCGACTTCATCGAGGACTCGGAGGCCGTGGTCGCTGTTGACGCCGTGTCCTTCACGCTGCTTCAAGATCAGCTCCAGGACGTGCTGCAGACGCTTTCTGAGCGCGAGGCCGGCGTCGTGCGCCTGCGCTTTGGGCTTACCGACGGCATGCCGCGCACCCTCGATGAGATCGGCCAGGTCTACGGGGTGACCCGGGAGCGGATCCGGCAGATCGAATCGAAGACCATGTCCAAGCTGCGCCACCCCTCGCGCTCCCAGGTGCTGCGCGACTACCTGGACTAG
- the ppgK gene encoding polyphosphate--glucose phosphotransferase — translation MTHREHLGFGIDIGGSGIKGAVVDLDRGEFVGDRFKIATPQPSTPDSVAQVTRQIVEHFDFDGPVGITLPSIVHGQRAHLAANIDASWVGTDLQELFHRHLGKDREISVLNDADAAGLAEVAFGVPEARTGAVIFLTLGTGIGSAFLTEGKLFPNTELGHLIIDGKHAEHIASSAVKDRKELSFKKWAKRVDKVLSEYARLFSPDLFVIGGGISRKADKWMPHLTIEVPVVPAKLRNTAGIVGAAMAVDKHLAP, via the coding sequence ATGACGCATCGCGAACATCTCGGCTTCGGTATCGACATCGGCGGCTCCGGCATCAAGGGGGCCGTGGTGGACCTGGACCGCGGCGAATTTGTGGGGGACCGATTTAAAATCGCCACCCCGCAGCCGTCGACGCCGGACAGCGTCGCCCAGGTAACCCGCCAGATCGTCGAGCACTTCGACTTCGACGGCCCGGTCGGCATCACGCTTCCCTCGATTGTTCACGGGCAGCGCGCCCACCTGGCGGCCAATATCGACGCCAGCTGGGTGGGCACAGACCTCCAGGAGCTCTTTCACCGGCATCTAGGGAAAGATCGCGAGATATCAGTGCTTAACGACGCCGACGCCGCCGGGCTCGCAGAGGTCGCCTTCGGCGTACCGGAGGCGCGCACGGGCGCGGTGATCTTTCTTACCCTGGGCACCGGAATCGGGTCGGCCTTCCTCACCGAGGGCAAGCTATTCCCTAACACCGAGCTCGGCCACCTAATCATCGACGGCAAGCACGCCGAGCACATCGCCTCCTCAGCGGTCAAAGACCGCAAGGAACTCAGCTTTAAAAAGTGGGCCAAGCGGGTCGACAAAGTGCTCAGCGAGTATGCGCGGCTGTTCTCCCCGGACCTCTTCGTCATCGGCGGCGGGATCTCCAGGAAGGCCGATAAGTGGATGCCGCACCTCACGATCGAGGTACCCGTGGTACCGGCGAAGTTGCGGAACACCGCAGGCATCGTCGGCGCCGCCATGGCCGTCGATAAGCACCTGGCCCCCTAA
- a CDS encoding DUF4193 family protein, producing the protein MATDFHNDRGRENDELDADSLEGLRAAEAQTSAIDEDGDIVDTFVPPTTDMSGEELNVTVVPRQSNEFTCSVCFLVQKNNRLSYTEDDGSAVCKDCA; encoded by the coding sequence GTGGCTACCGACTTTCACAATGACCGGGGACGCGAGAACGACGAGCTCGACGCCGACTCCCTCGAGGGACTGAGGGCGGCCGAGGCTCAGACCTCGGCGATCGACGAGGACGGCGACATCGTCGACACGTTCGTCCCGCCGACCACTGACATGTCGGGCGAGGAGCTCAACGTCACCGTGGTGCCTCGGCAATCCAACGAGTTCACCTGCTCGGTGTGCTTCTTAGTGCAAAAGAACAACCGGCTTTCGTACACGGAGGACGACGGCTCGGCCGTGTGCAAGGACTGCGCTTAA